A window from Hemicordylus capensis ecotype Gifberg chromosome 2, rHemCap1.1.pri, whole genome shotgun sequence encodes these proteins:
- the LOC128343078 gene encoding zinc finger protein 397-like: MPRPQGEQQGNKPGIKMEQQDPGEAEPEESLERGLRIIQVEVREELPARGRVTHEIKQEPGEGPQQYWEAPQQEFPTNALLPQSEWKNSPSPQSQSEETPKGFTFSFKGLADTRRGFQREWGTQTLQGLNREALQTDRSQDLSRNDGEETILAEEDPVSLEIRRRRFRRFCYWEAEGPREVFSRIRELCLQWLEPERHTKEQILELLILEQFLMILPEEMQSWVGERGPETGNQAVSLAEDFMLMLKESENCKEQAPRTLGRYPANSVKMQLSTEGKGESTFPAGDWQISVKEEAGLQLEGPESVGTPGASWERADGKRFQVLEMGKTSGRLQEQNRQESHAWEATEQVFLSEEADKGLCKRTFQEGMCRRKRKKADSGKSLRQSFGLENQRLQAGEKTCKSSEWGKSLKLRWHLNRHERTNAGGKPSIWSDFGKRFPQPYDVARPQEIHAKANQHVCSECGRTFSRQSHLLIHQRMHTGEKPYTCSECGKSFSYSSVLTEHERIHTGEKPYECSDCGQSFSRRSYLIQHKRTHTGIKPYECTECRKCFTRRSGLLRHQKLHAAKKL, translated from the exons ATGCCAAGACCTCAAGGAGAGC AGCAAGGAAACAAGCCAGGAATAAAAATGGAACAGCAGGATCCCGGAGAAGCAGAGCCAGAGGAGAGTCTGGAGAGGGGCCTCCGTATCATACAGGTTGaagtgagggaagagcttccggCCAGAGGAAGAGTCACACATGAAATTAAACAAGAGCCGGGTGAAGGCCCACAGCAGTACTGGGAAGCCCCacagcaggagttcccaacaaaTGCACTGTTGCCCCAGTCAGAATGGAAAAACTCACCGTCACCTCAGTCCCAATCCGAGGAAACGCCGAAGGGTTTTACATTTTCCTTCAAGGGTTTAGCTGACACCAGGAGAGGGTTTCAGAGAGAGTGGGGGACACAAACCCTACAGGGCCTTAATAGAGAAGCCCTCCAAACTGACAGGAGTCAGGACCTTTCTAGGAACGATGGGGAAGAGACCATTCTGGCTGAGGAGGACCCTGTCAGCTTGGAGATACGGCGCCGGCGCTTCAGGCGGTTCTGCTACTGGGAGGCTGAGGGGCCCAGAGAAGTCTTCAGCCGAATCCGGGAGCTCTGCCTTCAGTGGCTGGAGCCAGAGAGACACACGAAGGAGCAGATCCTAGAGCtgctgatcctggagcagttcttgaTGATCCTGCCAGAGGAAATGCAGAGCTGGGTTGGTGAACGTGGACCCGAAACCGGCAATCAGGCCGTGTCTCTGGCAGAGGACTTTATGCTGATGCTGAAGGAGTCTGAGAATTGCAAGGAGCAG GCACCAAGGACACTGGGGAGATATCCAGCCAACTCTGTAAAGATGCAGCTTTCAACAGAGGGCAAAGGAGAGAGTACCTTTCCAG CTGGTGATTGGCAGATCAGTGTAAAAGAGGAAGCGGGTCTTCAGCTGGAAGGTCCTGAGTCTGTGGGCACCCCTGGAGCATCATGGGAAAGAGCTGATGGGAAACGTTTCCAGGTCCTTGAAATGGGAAAGACGTCCGGACGTTTGCAGGAACAAAATCGCCAGGAAAGCCATGCATGGGAGGCGACTGAACAAGTTTTCCTTTCTGAGGAAGCTGATAAAGGTTTATGCAAAAGGACCTTCCAAGAGGGGATGTGCAGGCGTAAGAGAAAGAAGGCTGATAGTGGGAAAAGCCTCCGCCAGAGTTTTGGCCTCGAGAATCAGAGACTGCAAGCTGGAGAAAAGACATGTAAATCCTCAGAGTGGGGGAAGAGCTTGAAGCTGAGGTGGCACCTTAACAGGCATGAAAGGACAAATGCAGGAGGGAAACCCTCCATATGGTCAGACTTTGGGAAAAGGTTTCCTCAGCCTTATGATGTGGCTAGACCTCAGGAAATCCATGCAAAGGCAAACCAGCATgtatgctcagagtgtgggagaACCTTCAGCAGGCAATCCCACCTCCTCATCCATCAGCGAatgcacacaggagaaaaaccgtACACATGCTCAGAGTGCGGGAAAAGCTTCAGCTACAGCTCCGTGCTTACAGAAcatgaaagaatccacactggggagaagccctaCGAATGCTCAGACTGCGGGCAAAGCTTCAGCCGCAGGTCATACCTTATCCAACACAAGAGAACCCACACAGGCATAAAACCCTATGAATGCACAGAGTGCCGGAAATGTTTCACTCGTCGCAGCGGCCTTCTCCGACATCAGAAGCtccatgcggcaaagaagctgtGA